The sequence below is a genomic window from Candidatus Eisenbacteria bacterium.
ATCACTCCGGAGCGCGGCGCTCCCCAGGTCAGGGACTCGCGATTCTCGGGTGCCTGCCACCTGACGCGGGCACCACGCGGGTGCACCACACTGCCGCGGTAGGTCACGAGCTGCCCGATCGAGGCGCGAGTCGGCGACAGCGTCACGCGCGCGCGCAACTCGGGGGCCGCCGCCGCAGCCGCTCGGCACGTCAGCGCCATGGCGAGCACTGCGAGGCCGACGCTCCGGCGCAGACTCACGCGCTCCTCCTGCCGCGGCGCCGGGTCGCGAAGTAACGCATCAGCACCGGCAGATACGAGCGATCGGTCCGGATCTCGAGCATCGGACAGCGCGCCTCCTTCAGGGCGGACTCGGCGCGCGCCCAGCGTGCACGCGCGTCGCGCTGATACTGCTCGCGCACCCGGGCGCTCGAGCTGTTCACCAGCGCACGCTCGCCGCTCTCGAGATCCTCGAGTTCGAGCCAGCCCGCCGCCGGCAGGACCTCGTCGCGCGGATCACGCAGCGCGAGTGCGGTGAGATCGTGGCGCCGCCCGAGGCTTCGCAGCGCGGTGGACTCGGGCGCCGGATCGAAATCCGAGATCCAGAACACCACGCTGTGGCGATTCAGCGTGCGCGAGAGGAATCGCGCGACCTCACCGAGTCGCGTCTCTTTCGCGACCGAATCGGCCTCCAGCACGTCGCGCAGGATGCGCAACAGGTGACGACGCCCCCGCACCGCGGGCACCAGGTGAGTCACGCGGGAGTCGGACAGCACCAGTCCCACGCGGTCGTCATTGCGAAGGGCGGCGAACCCGAGCACCGCGCACAGCTCGGCTGCGAGCTCGCGCTTCTCGACGCCGACGGTACCGAATCGCATCGAGCGTGAGATGTCGACCGCGAGCATCACCGTGAGTTCGCGTTCCTCGACGAAGCGCTTGACGTAGGGCGCGCCGAGGCGGGCGGTGACGTTCCAGTCGATGTCTCGCACCTCGTCGCCGGGCAGGTACGGGCGCACTTCCTCGAACTCGACGCCGCGCCCCTGGAAGACGCTCTTCGACTGGCCGGCGAACAGGTCTTCGACCAGATGGCGGCTGCGAATCTCGAGCCGGCGGACTTTGCGAAGCAGTTCCGCGGTCGACATCAGGGCACGCGCACCTTCTCCAGCACCCGCCGCGCCAGCTCCTCCCCGTCGAC
It includes:
- a CDS encoding DUF58 domain-containing protein, which encodes MSTAELLRKVRRLEIRSRHLVEDLFAGQSKSVFQGRGVEFEEVRPYLPGDEVRDIDWNVTARLGAPYVKRFVEERELTVMLAVDISRSMRFGTVGVEKRELAAELCAVLGFAALRNDDRVGLVLSDSRVTHLVPAVRGRRHLLRILRDVLEADSVAKETRLGEVARFLSRTLNRHSVVFWISDFDPAPESTALRSLGRRHDLTALALRDPRDEVLPAAGWLELEDLESGERALVNSSSARVREQYQRDARARWARAESALKEARCPMLEIRTDRSYLPVLMRYFATRRRGRRSA